The genome window CGGGCCAATCGAGGCAAACCTGATGGCCAAACAGTTCATGGAAGGCAAAACAAAGCGCCAAACCCTCCAATCGATTGCACAGGCCGGTGTATTGGGTGCTGATGATTCGTTTAAACCACATGGAATCCATCCATCCCCGGTCCCCGTCTCATTCTGAAACCCGCCCCATTTCCGGTCATGACCGTCATTCCATTCCGTGCGTGGCTGTTCACCGTTCTTGCTTTTCCCGGAGGATCCGGACAAGTTCATCCCCAACCTGATCGATCCCCCGAGGCGACCAGTGACCATCGACGTTCAGGTAGGTCCCCCGTACCCCATCGAGCGTCGTGGTCAGATCATGAACCGGAACACCATCGCCACGCAACCGTTCCATGAATACCCGCAATGCCTGACGCCGGTTGCTGCCATACTCCTGGGGATTGCCAAAAATCGACCATGTCTCGCCATATCTGGGATCGACATGGAATCCCATGGGGACCAGAACCACCGAAAAGGGGATGCCATGATCGGCACACACCTGTTTCATGGCGCGCATCCGGGGATATATTCCCATGATCAGTTCCTCGGGCAAGGTTTTTTCCTCCCGGTAGGCTTCCCCCACCGCCCAATGGAACAGGGGTTCGAACATGTAACTGCGAAACAAACCGCCATCGGGAGTTTTCAAGGCAGAAAAAAGATATTCGCTCTCGGGACGGGCCAACACAAGACGCAACCGTTCCCTCCGGTCGCCCTCGAACCCGGAAAGATCAAGCAGAAAACGGCGCACCCCGGCATCGTCCAGGGTACGCAGACGATGCATCATCGCCTGTTCCCGCTCATGCAGGTTTTCCCGCGAACCGGGTTGCCATACCCGCAGAACATTGCGATGCCGGTTGGTCACCAGATGATTCAGGGCCAGAAGCCCCATCTCCGAGGCAATGGAATCCTTGGGATAGGTCGAAAAAATGGCGAGCCGGGTGGATAGTTTGTCGGGAGAAAAATCGTTACCGACATAGAAGAACAGAAAAATTTCATCCGCCCCCAGGGGGATGACAATGTTTTTGATGCGGTAGAAATAATCGCTGGTTCCGGTTGCCGACACCCCGAAATTGACCACTTCCCAATCCTGGCGCGCCAGTTTTTTCTCGACCGCCAGGGGAAGGGGAATGGCGGCGGATTCCTCAAGAAAAGAATCGCCGACAAAAGCGATGCGCCGCACTCCGGAAAGCGGTTTCACGGTCCGTTCCCGGTCCCGCTGTCCCCACGAATTGAACCCCTGCCCCGCCTCGAGGTCGAGGACCCGTCCCCAACCCTGACGTCCCAGACCGGGATCGACCCCATGCAGACCCAGAACCGGCCACGAGGGGACCCACCATCCCGCCACAAAATTGGCAAGATACAGAGAAACGACAACCGCGACCACCCAAAGAAAAAAGATCACCGCAAAACGAAACAGAGGCATCTTCCAAAGAAAATGCTCGGCACCAGGGTCCGCAACAATAATTTTATTTTTTGCCAACGAATGACGCTTCATTCACTGAACCATGATTATGATTAATAATCTACAACCAATCGATCGATTGATCATAACAAACATCGGGCAGTTGGGCCATGGAGGTCACTTCATGAAACCCCTGCCCCTGATTCCAGGTATCCATCCAGGTCTGAAAGTCCTGACCAAACGACAGGCTGTACCCCATGCGCGGTTCACTGCGGGAGGTGCGGCGCACAGGGAGAAGGACGAGGGTTTCCCGCCCCAGGGCGTTGGCGGGGTAGTGGGTAAAACTCGACATCGGGGTACCGATGATGATGGGGCAACAGGCCAGGGCAAACAGGTCACGCACCGGATTGGCCTGGGCCTGGTGTCCGTGTCGTTTGGGTCGGTAGGGATTATCCATCGGCGCCTGGAGGATGGGAAACGCCCCTTGAAGACGGGTGATTTCGTCGGGTTTCAGCCCATTGTGGGCCAGATAGAAGGTGACCCTGCCATGGCGCCGCATCACCGCATCCATGGCATATTCATACCACCAAAGCGGCACCTGGGAATGAATATGCCGCTCCGGGTCATACAGATCTTCCTCGGGCCCCTGGCGAAAATCACCACGACGGATATGGACCCCGACCATGATGGAATCCTTCAACGACGCAAACTGCCCGGTCAATTCGAGCAACAGCCGGGGATGGAGCCGCAGCCGGGCAGCGGTCTGGCGATAAAGCCTGCGATTGATCCGGGAAATGCCACCGAACAACCCCTTCTGGATCACGATCCGGTGCCCTCCCGCACGGACGAACGCCTCGGGGTCGGTCGCGGCAAAACGGATCGCCCCAGGCTTCATCCACGGACGCAAGCGGCAAAAACGGGCGCCGATCACCCGCAAATCGGCGGACTCAGGCCAGTCGAGCAGGACTTCATGGCCGAAATATTCCTGAAAGGCAAAACAGACCGGCAGGGCTTCGAGACGATTGCCCAGACCCGCGAAGAGGGTGCTGTAGACCTTTTTGCCGAACATGACCTCAAAGACCTTCCAGGTTCATCAGAAACCGCCCCTGGATCGGGCCAGGGAAATGGCCAGTCGATAACTTTCCTCAAGGGACGCGACGCACTTTTGTATGGTAAAACGTTCGCGAATGGTCTCGTGTCCCCCGCGGGAAATGCGGGCCGCCAGATCAGGCTCTGTGGTCAGCCGTTGAATGGCCCGGGCCAGGGATTGGGGCTCGGATTCGTCGATAAGCAGGCCGTTGACCCCATCCTCGATCACCTCGGGAATGCCGCTGTGGCGGGTGGCGATGCTGGGGATCCCCCAGGCCATCGCCTCCAGGAGGGCGTTGGGAATCCCCTCCCGATCCCCCCCCGGCGTCGTCCGGCTGGGATGAAGAAATACATCGTATCGGGTCAGTGCCTGCAACAAGGTCGGATTATCGACGAATCCGGGAAAATGGACCAGCCCCTCCAACCGTAAATCCCGAACCAGACGCTTCAATTCCTCTTCCCTGGGACCCGACCCCATCAAGGTCAGTTCCACCGCCATTCCCTGTTCCCGCAGCAGAGAAAGCGCCTTGATGGTCACATCCAACCCTTTTTTTTCCACGAAGCGGCACGCCTGCAACAAACGCAAGGGACGTTGTCGCGAAAAGCCCTCGGGAATCCGGGCCACAAAAGGTTCCGGAAGGGGAACCCCGGTGCGGTTCATGCGGATGCGGTGTTCGGGACATCCCCGTTGAACCAACGCCGCTTTCAGCGAATCGCTTCGAACCAAAAACAGGTCGGTGACCGCGAGCAACCGTTGAAACTCATCCTGAGTCAAATCGTCCGACAGGTCGGCGCCATGAAACGACACCACCTTCGGTCGGGTCTCCCGGACCAGATAGGGAAGGATCCGTACCGCCTCGGTGCCAAGATAGACATGCACGACCTCGGCCCGAACCCTGGCGACATGGATCCGCATTGCCTTGGTTTCGGCGCCATCCATGGGGACACGCCGCCGTTGCATCCGGTGGTAGATCCGCGAAAAAAAACGCCAGGGGCTTTTTTTCAGGATCAACAATCGTTCGAAAGGAAAAAGCTCGGGATGCCGGCGACTGCGGGTGATCACCCATCCTTCGAACGCAACCAGAGAGGTGACCTGACGATAGACATGCAGCATCTCGGGTCTGAGAAAGGTTGCCAGAAAGGAAACGACCACCGGTCGGTCCCGATCGCATCCCGAATCGGCCTTCATGAAGGGCACCACGATGCGTTATCGAGCATTTTTTTCAATCGATAAATTCCTGAAACCAGAGTTCAAGGATCAACAAGGCCCACAATTGCCTGCCCCGATTTTTCTTTCCCGCCACCTGCTCCGCCACCATCCGCCGCAACACCAGCGGATCGAACACCCCCCGGGTCAGTGACCGCTGCGTCAACAATACCGACCGCAACAGTTGTCCATCCTTTTCCCGCAACCATCGGGCCAGAGGAATCCCGAACCCGGTTTTGGGCTTGTGTACCACCGCTTCCGGCAACCGGTCCGCAGCCAGCTTGCGAAGAATGTTTTTCCCCACGAGGCCATCATGTTTCAATCGTTCCGGCACCGAAGCGGCAAAGGTCACCAATGTATGGTCGAGCATCGGTGCCCGCAGTTCCAGACCGTGCGCCATCGAGGCGACATCGGTCTTGACCATCAGGCAATCGGGCAGATAATTGCTCTGATCATGGCGCATCATCCATTCCCACCCGTTCATGGACGGATCCCATGCCGGCGGCAGGCCTGTCATCATCCGCGGCGCCATCGCCAAATGTTCCAGCATTCCCGAACCATAGAGCATTGCCTTGTCCCAGTGGTTGAAAATGGCCATCCGCGACAAAAACCGCTCCGGAAGCACGCCCCCGAAGCGGACGGCGTGTTGATGCATCCAAGCGGCCAGGCGACCCGGTCCCGACAACCGCGCCAGTCCCGAAATCATTTCCCCCACCCGCCAACGCACCGACTCTGGCAGAACATCGCCCCAGGCCCGCCGCATCGCCCGGGCATAGTTGGCATATCCGGCAAAACATTCATCCGCGCCATCCCCGGTCAATGCCACCGTCACATGCCCCCGTGCCAGTTTCGCCACATGCCATGTCGGCAGGGCGGAAGGATCGGCGAAGGGTTCGTTGTAATGACGCACCAGTTCGGGCAATCCATCAAGATGTGATGAATCCAGGATCAGTTCATGATGCCGGGTCCCATAACGCTGCGCCACGGCCCGGGCAAAGGGCAGTTCCCCCCCTCCCGCCTCATCGGCAAAGCCCAGCGAAAAGGTCTGCACCGGTCGGGAACTCGATTCGGCCATGAACGATACCACCGTCCCCGAATCGATCCCACCGCTCAACAAGGCCCCCAACGGCACATCCGCCACCATCCGCGTCCGCACCGATTCCCGCAACCGCCGCGAAAGTTCTTCTTCAAGTTCCCCATCGGTGCCGGCGAAGGGAGGTTGTGGTTCCGGTGCCCAGTACCGCCGCAGGGTCACTTCTCCCGCCGCCGTCACCAGCAAAAAATGCCCCGGCGGCAACTTGGCGATCCCCGCGAAAGCGCTCAACGGACTCGGGACGTATTGATGGGATAAATAGCGATCGATCGCCATCCAATCGGGCGCGACCGTCATTCCCCCATGGGCGGTAATGGCCCGGATGGCCGAACCGAATAGAAATCCTCGGGCATCCTGTCTGTAGAAGAAAGGCTTTTCCCCCAATCGATCACGCGCCGCGAACAAACGATGGCGTTTTCCATCCCACAAGGCGAAGGCAAACATTCCCTGAAGGTGCTCAAGCATGTCGGTGCCGAAGTCTTCATAAAGGTGCAGCAGGACCTCGGTATCGCTTCGGGTGGAAAAACGGTGGCCGCGTCGTTTCAGTTGTTCGGTCAACGCCTGAAAATTATAGATTTCACCATTGAAAACGACCCACAGCGTGCCATCCTCGTTGCCGAGGGGGGGGACTGCGGCATCACTGAGATCGATCACCGCCAGACGGGTCTGTCCCAGGCCAACGGGTCCATCGACATGCACCCCAAGGGCATCGGGCCCCCGATGGGCGATGGCCCGACACATCGCCTCCAGCCGCGATCGTTCGACCGCCGCGCCCGCGAAAGAAATCTTGCCGCAAATGCCGCACATGAGCCAGGTCAGCCAGCCTCGTCCCGAGAATGATCCGCCGTTCCATTTTTCTTGATGGTCGGTTTCGACAACCGTCTTTCCGATTGCCCCCCGGACCTTGTTGCAAACCTCTGAAGCGCCCGCAGCCAATGTC of Magnetococcales bacterium contains these proteins:
- the asnB gene encoding asparagine synthase (glutamine-hydrolyzing), which codes for MCGICGKISFAGAAVERSRLEAMCRAIAHRGPDALGVHVDGPVGLGQTRLAVIDLSDAAVPPLGNEDGTLWVVFNGEIYNFQALTEQLKRRGHRFSTRSDTEVLLHLYEDFGTDMLEHLQGMFAFALWDGKRHRLFAARDRLGEKPFFYRQDARGFLFGSAIRAITAHGGMTVAPDWMAIDRYLSHQYVPSPLSAFAGIAKLPPGHFLLVTAAGEVTLRRYWAPEPQPPFAGTDGELEEELSRRLRESVRTRMVADVPLGALLSGGIDSGTVVSFMAESSSRPVQTFSLGFADEAGGGELPFARAVAQRYGTRHHELILDSSHLDGLPELVRHYNEPFADPSALPTWHVAKLARGHVTVALTGDGADECFAGYANYARAMRRAWGDVLPESVRWRVGEMISGLARLSGPGRLAAWMHQHAVRFGGVLPERFLSRMAIFNHWDKAMLYGSGMLEHLAMAPRMMTGLPPAWDPSMNGWEWMMRHDQSNYLPDCLMVKTDVASMAHGLELRAPMLDHTLVTFAASVPERLKHDGLVGKNILRKLAADRLPEAVVHKPKTGFGIPLARWLREKDGQLLRSVLLTQRSLTRGVFDPLVLRRMVAEQVAGKKNRGRQLWALLILELWFQEFID
- a CDS encoding glycosyltransferase → MKADSGCDRDRPVVVSFLATFLRPEMLHVYRQVTSLVAFEGWVITRSRRHPELFPFERLLILKKSPWRFFSRIYHRMQRRRVPMDGAETKAMRIHVARVRAEVVHVYLGTEAVRILPYLVRETRPKVVSFHGADLSDDLTQDEFQRLLAVTDLFLVRSDSLKAALVQRGCPEHRIRMNRTGVPLPEPFVARIPEGFSRQRPLRLLQACRFVEKKGLDVTIKALSLLREQGMAVELTLMGSGPREEELKRLVRDLRLEGLVHFPGFVDNPTLLQALTRYDVFLHPSRTTPGGDREGIPNALLEAMAWGIPSIATRHSGIPEVIEDGVNGLLIDESEPQSLARAIQRLTTEPDLAARISRGGHETIRERFTIQKCVASLEESYRLAISLARSRGGF
- a CDS encoding SGNH/GDSL hydrolase family protein, producing MPLFRFAVIFFLWVVAVVVSLYLANFVAGWWVPSWPVLGLHGVDPGLGRQGWGRVLDLEAGQGFNSWGQRDRERTVKPLSGVRRIAFVGDSFLEESAAIPLPLAVEKKLARQDWEVVNFGVSATGTSDYFYRIKNIVIPLGADEIFLFFYVGNDFSPDKLSTRLAIFSTYPKDSIASEMGLLALNHLVTNRHRNVLRVWQPGSRENLHEREQAMMHRLRTLDDAGVRRFLLDLSGFEGDRRERLRLVLARPESEYLFSALKTPDGGLFRSYMFEPLFHWAVGEAYREEKTLPEELIMGIYPRMRAMKQVCADHGIPFSVVLVPMGFHVDPRYGETWSIFGNPQEYGSNRRQALRVFMERLRGDGVPVHDLTTTLDGVRGTYLNVDGHWSPRGIDQVGDELVRILREKQER